In the genome of Coraliomargarita algicola, one region contains:
- the moaA gene encoding GTP 3',8-cyclase MoaA: MIKDQLGRGLTDLRISLTDRCNLRCSYCMPKEIFGPDYVFLRKAEWLRFSELDDLVAAFVRLGVRKIRLTGGEPLLRPGLAKYIHGLKHLHRIEDIAMTTNGLRLAERAGELKLAGLDRVTVSLDALDPEIAGTMNGRGVSPRAVLAGIAAAQHEGFQVKVNMVVERGVNDGEILPMARYFKQRGISLRFIEFMDVGNHNGWKMERVVSGREILSAIQTEFEVEAVDLSSSQQVAKRYRYADGSAEFGLITSVTQPFCGGCTRARISADGKLYTCLFASSGLDLKQILRANDYDRDQLFGLLSRHWGARGDRYSELRSQTKQAAHKVEMSYIGG, encoded by the coding sequence ATGATAAAAGATCAACTAGGGCGAGGGCTCACGGATTTGCGAATATCGCTGACAGATCGCTGTAATCTGCGCTGCAGCTATTGTATGCCCAAAGAGATTTTTGGGCCTGATTATGTCTTCTTGCGCAAGGCGGAGTGGCTTCGCTTTTCGGAACTGGACGATTTGGTGGCTGCCTTTGTCCGTCTCGGCGTGCGTAAAATACGATTGACCGGGGGCGAGCCCTTGTTGCGGCCAGGCTTGGCCAAATATATTCACGGCTTGAAGCACCTGCATCGGATCGAAGACATCGCGATGACCACCAATGGACTGCGCTTGGCGGAGCGAGCGGGGGAGTTGAAACTAGCGGGGCTGGACCGTGTGACTGTTAGTTTAGACGCATTGGATCCTGAGATTGCGGGCACGATGAATGGCCGTGGCGTATCTCCGCGGGCGGTGCTCGCGGGGATTGCGGCGGCGCAGCACGAAGGCTTTCAGGTCAAAGTCAACATGGTGGTCGAACGTGGCGTGAATGACGGTGAAATTTTGCCGATGGCACGCTATTTCAAACAACGAGGGATCAGCCTGCGTTTTATTGAGTTCATGGATGTGGGCAATCACAATGGCTGGAAGATGGAGCGCGTGGTGAGTGGGCGCGAGATCTTGAGTGCCATTCAAACAGAGTTTGAGGTCGAAGCAGTCGATCTGAGTTCGAGTCAGCAGGTGGCGAAACGCTATCGATATGCCGATGGCTCGGCGGAGTTCGGATTGATCACCTCAGTCACTCAGCCATTTTGCGGTGGCTGCACGCGGGCGCGCATTTCGGCCGACGGCAAACTTTATACCTGTCTTTTTGCGAGCTCCGGGCTTGATCTGAAGCAGATTTTAAGAGCCAATGATTATGATCGCGATCAACTCTTCGGCCTATTGTCGCGCCACTGGGGGGCTCGTGGGGATCGCTATTCAGAACTTCGCTCGCAAACGAAGCAAGCCGCTCATAAGGTTGAGATGTCTTACATCGGCGGCTGA
- the alaS gene encoding alanine--tRNA ligase: MKSSAEIRQSFMDFFASKQHTIVPSASLMPQSPGLLFTNAGMNQFVPYFLGTEKAPYSPARAADTQKCIRAGGKHNDLEDVGYDTYHHTFFEMLGNWSFGNYFKKEAIEWGWELIVDVWGVPASRLYATVYAPSEGDPSSFDQEAYDFWAALFEKKGLDPKKHIINGNVKDNFWMMGETGPCGPCSELHVDLTPNGDSEGKLVNMDSDLCIEIWNLVFIQYNAEADGSFRDLPAKHVDTGMGFERACSLIQNTKGFTDFSQKPSNYATDVFQPIFRKLEALSGKTYADIYPESVESDKSQLSTEMKEAIAFRVIADHIRTLAFSLADGILLGNTGRNYVLRRILRRAVRYGRTLGFSSAQTFLPELVDTLVDEMAGVFPELKNRAAAIKENLQREEESFNKTLSHGLDQFSSVLTLLAASKASHPVTYESALKFLKDHHGEFSFPAEEAFKLYDTYGFPVDLTALLCSEHGLKLDQAAVETHMDEQRERGRKSRSQKIVRAADIATEASTEFTGFEEDSSSATVLEIHTQEDALLVITDRTPFYAEMGGQLGDQGTLTLGDAEYPVSAVQQLSAARAHSLPVDAKIAVGDQVTLSIDPNRRRPIEAHHTATHLLHWALHEIVSSDAAQQGSMVSRNRLRFDFNSGALTPEQIDQIESKVNAHIEAGEPVSWIEVPHDDVKGRSDIQQFFGDKYGDKVRVVQIGGQPQQLDGYSMELCGGTHVRNTKDIGLFKIKSEGAIASGIRRIEAVCGIAAYDWTRSVVEKSAEEKKELRSRLNALNEQLSALDAEPVHFPQFPHIMTGMLDKGSFEQKNQVFKDLLAHLQGLKAATVEADKALKKAQTAGAAKAAHAMLSELDLSGNLVIATQGPAALLQELLNGLKSQQFGQAAFLIVDDGEKLYLGALCGSSAKDNGLMAGKLIQSLAPIAGGKGGGKPDMARGAAPERDKAEELATKAKETLSA; this comes from the coding sequence ATGAAATCATCCGCCGAAATCCGTCAGTCCTTTATGGACTTCTTTGCCTCGAAACAGCACACCATCGTGCCGTCTGCTTCCTTGATGCCGCAGTCGCCGGGCTTGTTGTTTACCAATGCGGGTATGAATCAGTTCGTGCCCTACTTCCTCGGCACGGAAAAGGCGCCCTACTCACCCGCTCGCGCAGCGGACACCCAGAAGTGCATCCGCGCCGGCGGTAAGCATAACGACCTGGAAGATGTGGGCTACGATACCTATCACCACACCTTCTTCGAGATGCTGGGCAATTGGTCCTTTGGCAACTATTTCAAAAAGGAAGCGATCGAATGGGGCTGGGAATTGATCGTCGATGTCTGGGGCGTGCCGGCCAGCCGCCTCTACGCCACCGTCTATGCGCCCTCCGAAGGCGACCCTTCCAGTTTCGATCAGGAAGCCTACGATTTCTGGGCCGCTCTCTTCGAAAAAAAAGGCCTCGACCCCAAGAAGCACATCATCAACGGCAACGTGAAGGATAACTTCTGGATGATGGGCGAGACCGGCCCCTGCGGCCCTTGCTCCGAGTTGCACGTAGACCTCACCCCCAACGGCGACAGCGAAGGCAAACTGGTCAATATGGACTCCGACCTCTGCATTGAGATCTGGAATCTGGTCTTCATCCAATACAATGCCGAGGCCGACGGCAGCTTCCGCGATCTGCCCGCCAAGCATGTCGACACCGGCATGGGCTTCGAGCGCGCCTGCTCGCTGATCCAAAACACAAAGGGCTTTACCGACTTCTCTCAAAAGCCCAGCAACTACGCGACCGACGTCTTCCAACCGATCTTCCGCAAGCTGGAAGCACTCAGCGGCAAGACCTACGCCGACATCTATCCTGAATCGGTCGAGAGTGACAAATCACAACTCTCCACCGAGATGAAGGAAGCCATCGCTTTCCGCGTGATCGCCGACCACATCCGCACGCTCGCATTTTCCCTGGCCGATGGCATTCTGCTCGGCAACACTGGGCGCAACTATGTGCTGCGTCGCATCCTGCGCCGCGCGGTGCGCTACGGCCGCACCCTCGGCTTCTCCAGTGCACAAACCTTCCTGCCCGAACTGGTCGACACCTTGGTCGATGAAATGGCAGGCGTCTTTCCCGAGCTCAAAAACCGCGCCGCAGCGATCAAAGAAAATCTACAGCGCGAAGAAGAAAGTTTTAACAAAACCCTAAGTCATGGCTTAGATCAGTTTTCTTCAGTGCTTACTTTGTTGGCAGCTTCCAAAGCTAGCCATCCAGTTACTTACGAAAGTGCACTAAAATTCCTAAAGGATCATCATGGGGAATTTTCTTTTCCTGCCGAAGAAGCCTTCAAACTTTATGATACCTATGGTTTTCCTGTTGATTTGACAGCACTTCTATGCAGTGAACATGGTCTTAAGCTGGATCAAGCTGCAGTTGAAACACACATGGATGAACAGCGCGAACGCGGTCGCAAATCACGAAGCCAAAAGATCGTGCGCGCCGCAGACATCGCCACCGAGGCCAGCACCGAATTTACCGGCTTCGAAGAAGATAGCAGCTCCGCCACTGTGCTGGAAATCCACACCCAAGAAGACGCCCTGCTCGTGATCACCGACCGCACCCCCTTCTACGCAGAAATGGGCGGACAACTCGGCGACCAGGGCACCCTCACGCTAGGCGATGCCGAATATCCCGTCAGCGCGGTGCAACAGCTCAGCGCCGCACGCGCCCACAGCCTGCCCGTGGATGCCAAGATCGCCGTGGGCGACCAAGTCACCCTCAGCATCGATCCCAACCGCCGCCGCCCGATCGAAGCACACCACACAGCCACCCACTTACTGCACTGGGCCTTGCACGAGATCGTTTCCAGCGATGCCGCACAGCAAGGTTCGATGGTCAGCCGCAACCGTCTGCGCTTCGACTTTAACTCCGGCGCACTCACGCCCGAGCAGATCGATCAAATCGAATCCAAAGTCAACGCTCACATCGAAGCCGGCGAACCCGTCAGCTGGATCGAAGTGCCCCACGACGACGTCAAGGGCCGCTCCGACATTCAACAATTCTTTGGCGACAAATATGGCGACAAAGTGCGGGTCGTACAAATCGGTGGCCAACCTCAGCAATTGGACGGCTACTCAATGGAACTCTGCGGCGGCACCCACGTGCGCAACACCAAAGACATCGGCTTGTTTAAAATCAAATCCGAGGGCGCCATTGCCTCCGGCATTCGCCGCATCGAAGCCGTTTGCGGCATCGCCGCCTACGATTGGACTCGCAGCGTGGTCGAGAAATCCGCCGAAGAAAAGAAAGAGCTACGCAGCCGCCTGAATGCGCTCAACGAGCAACTCAGCGCACTCGACGCCGAGCCGGTCCACTTCCCACAGTTTCCGCACATCATGACCGGTATGCTGGATAAGGGCAGCTTCGAGCAAAAGAACCAAGTCTTCAAAGATCTACTGGCACACCTGCAAGGGCTCAAAGCCGCCACTGTCGAAGCCGACAAAGCGCTCAAAAAAGCACAAACCGCCGGTGCGGCCAAGGCCGCCCACGCCATGCTGAGCGAGCTCGACCTTTCCGGCAATCTCGTCATTGCCACCCAAGGCCCCGCCGCACTGCTGCAAGAGTTGCTCAACGGGCTGAAGTCGCAGCAATTTGGCCAAGCCGCCTTCCTGATCGTCGACGACGGCGAGAAACTCTACCTTGGCGCCCTCTGTGGCAGCAGCGCCAAGGACAACGGCCTGATGGCCGGCAAGCTGATCCAAAGCCTCGCGCCCATCGCCGGCGGTAAAGGCGGCGGCAAACCCGACATGGCCCGCGGCGCCGCCCCCGAGCGCGACAAAGCCGAAGAATTGGCTACGAAAGCAAAGGAAACACTGAGCGCATAA
- a CDS encoding four helix bundle protein has translation MAYTQEHSEWDSLLAEESASMYDLEHRLLDFSVRAIRLTRKIESSQAGTHIAKQLLRSATAPLANHGEAQAAESPRDFIHKLRISLKELRETERWIKLTKAVPLVDKPERLNELLDETDQLIRIFVTSIKTAESRASSR, from the coding sequence ATGGCTTACACACAGGAACACTCCGAATGGGATAGCCTGCTGGCAGAGGAATCTGCCTCGATGTATGATTTGGAACACCGATTATTAGACTTCTCTGTTCGCGCAATCCGCTTAACACGTAAGATTGAATCCAGCCAAGCGGGCACGCATATCGCCAAGCAATTGCTGCGATCTGCGACTGCCCCGCTGGCGAACCACGGTGAAGCACAAGCTGCGGAATCGCCGCGAGACTTCATCCATAAATTAAGGATCTCACTTAAAGAATTACGCGAGACTGAGCGTTGGATAAAGTTGACCAAGGCAGTGCCCTTAGTCGATAAACCTGAACGACTAAATGAGCTGCTCGACGAAACCGATCAGCTAATTCGTATTTTTGTAACTAGCATAAAAACCGCCGAATCAAGAGCAAGCTCCAGATAA
- a CDS encoding CmpA/NrtA family ABC transporter substrate-binding protein, translating into MFTPTPDFSIRTRRNASIKLGYVRLLDAAPLVVADSLGMFREAGLDVELSREVGWATIRDKLAFGELDVAQALSPLPLVMQMGINVSKTEVIAGMVLNCNGNAITLSKQLHEEGVDDGQSLRRYINNGFHPRKLVFGVVSHASSHNFTLCRWLEQHGINPRQDVIISVLPPDQMVRNLAAKNIDGFCVGEPWSSLAIEEELGWCAATSAEISNGYPEKVLATTERFYTYRGEEYIKMIQVLLQACEYCDTKEQRSSMLNILSKSDYLNCSPRTLSHAFSEEFPKGYGQTASGTFIRFSGEKINCPDLERATQVYQDLVRFMPHCADNAINLKSVAGIYRESIYEQAIHSLVS; encoded by the coding sequence ATGTTTACACCTACGCCAGATTTCTCAATTCGCACACGCCGCAATGCTTCAATTAAACTAGGATATGTCCGACTGCTCGATGCCGCGCCTTTGGTGGTGGCCGATAGTTTGGGCATGTTTCGCGAGGCAGGTCTCGACGTTGAACTTTCGCGCGAGGTCGGTTGGGCCACGATCCGCGATAAGCTCGCCTTTGGGGAGTTGGATGTGGCGCAGGCGCTCAGTCCCTTGCCACTGGTCATGCAGATGGGGATCAATGTCAGTAAAACCGAGGTGATTGCCGGGATGGTGCTCAACTGCAATGGCAATGCCATCACTCTGTCCAAACAATTACACGAAGAAGGTGTGGATGATGGTCAAAGTTTGCGCCGGTATATCAACAATGGCTTTCACCCGCGCAAATTGGTTTTTGGAGTCGTCTCGCATGCATCCTCGCATAATTTCACCCTCTGTCGTTGGTTAGAGCAGCATGGAATCAATCCGCGACAGGATGTGATCATCTCGGTGCTGCCGCCGGATCAGATGGTGCGTAATTTGGCGGCGAAGAATATCGATGGCTTTTGCGTTGGCGAACCGTGGAGTTCGCTTGCGATCGAGGAGGAACTCGGATGGTGTGCGGCCACGAGTGCAGAAATTTCCAATGGTTACCCGGAAAAGGTTTTGGCGACTACCGAGCGTTTTTACACCTATCGTGGTGAAGAATATATAAAAATGATACAGGTCCTGCTGCAGGCCTGTGAGTATTGTGATACCAAGGAACAGCGCAGTAGTATGCTCAATATTCTGTCCAAGTCGGATTACTTGAATTGTAGCCCCAGGACTTTATCACATGCTTTTTCTGAGGAATTCCCGAAGGGATACGGGCAAACTGCATCAGGCACTTTTATACGATTTAGTGGCGAAAAAATCAATTGTCCCGACTTGGAGCGGGCCACACAAGTCTACCAGGACTTAGTCCGTTTCATGCCACATTGCGCAGACAATGCAATCAACCTAAAGAGCGTTGCAGGCATCTATCGTGAGTCCATCTATGAACAAGCGATACATTCACTGGTGAGTTAG
- a CDS encoding PAS domain-containing sensor histidine kinase — protein MTHTTEEALKATIYDLEQRLEIALLSANQVWWEWDIPTGILKTHAVKDCILGYDLGTIRHHLDFWMDALPPEEREPVWESLQAHLRGETEMWSMEHQYRNPQGEYKWVLEAGRLISRNQDGSPLRMVGITQNIHEKKLQEKELRKANEQLADALKFKDIVLATASHDVLNALTAGWTMTQLLKEKSEHLTEEFELVESSLAQSRKLISNIYDFSQSSLIEMELNEVDVTSIIRDTQEFHSPLAKNKQLDFVVSTVAHNPIRTDALALRRILDNLLGNAIKFTETGYIAISDISNEDELIIEVKDSGCGIPKEQAHLLFTPFKKLNSSNEGSGLGMSICQNLASKLSGQISYSPNAPQGTIFRLSLPREQPETK, from the coding sequence ATGACTCACACCACTGAAGAAGCGCTCAAAGCGACCATCTACGACCTAGAACAACGCCTAGAGATCGCTCTACTGAGTGCCAATCAGGTCTGGTGGGAATGGGACATTCCAACTGGCATCTTAAAAACACACGCGGTTAAGGACTGCATACTGGGCTACGATCTTGGCACAATCAGACATCATCTCGATTTCTGGATGGACGCCCTGCCCCCCGAAGAACGCGAGCCGGTCTGGGAAAGCTTGCAAGCGCACCTGCGCGGTGAAACGGAAATGTGGAGCATGGAGCACCAATACCGCAACCCACAGGGCGAGTACAAATGGGTGCTCGAGGCCGGACGTCTCATTTCACGTAATCAAGACGGCAGCCCCCTGCGCATGGTGGGCATCACACAAAACATCCACGAGAAAAAGCTCCAAGAAAAAGAACTCCGGAAGGCCAACGAACAATTGGCAGATGCACTCAAGTTCAAAGATATCGTGCTCGCCACCGCTTCGCATGATGTGCTCAACGCACTGACCGCGGGCTGGACCATGACTCAATTACTTAAAGAGAAAAGCGAACATCTAACAGAAGAGTTTGAGTTGGTCGAAAGCTCCTTAGCTCAATCGCGAAAACTAATTTCGAATATCTATGATTTCTCCCAAAGTAGCTTAATCGAAATGGAGCTCAACGAAGTCGATGTCACAAGCATCATTCGCGACACACAGGAATTTCACTCCCCGCTCGCCAAAAACAAACAATTAGACTTTGTAGTCAGCACTGTAGCACACAATCCCATACGAACCGACGCTTTAGCGCTACGGCGCATACTCGACAATTTGCTCGGTAACGCGATTAAATTCACAGAGACTGGCTACATCGCCATCAGTGACATCAGCAACGAAGACGAGCTCATCATTGAAGTCAAAGACAGCGGTTGCGGCATCCCCAAGGAGCAAGCACACCTGCTCTTCACCCCATTTAAAAAGCTGAACTCTAGCAATGAAGGCTCCGGATTAGGCATGAGTATTTGCCAAAACCTCGCCAGCAAACTATCTGGTCAGATCAGCTACTCTCCCAACGCCCCGCAAGGGACTATTTTCAGACTGAGCCTGCCTCGCGAACAGCCCGAGACAAAGTAA
- a CDS encoding P-II family nitrogen regulator, protein MKLIKAIVKPFKLDDVKEALAEVGVTGLTVAEVKGFGRQKGHTEIYRGSEYTVDFLPKTMIETVVEDEIAEAAVAAIVKSAKTGKIGDGKVFVLPVESAVRIRTEETGGEAL, encoded by the coding sequence ATGAAACTCATCAAAGCTATTGTAAAACCATTCAAACTCGACGACGTCAAAGAAGCACTCGCCGAAGTCGGAGTCACCGGGCTGACTGTGGCCGAAGTCAAAGGCTTCGGACGTCAAAAGGGCCACACCGAAATCTATCGCGGCAGCGAATACACCGTCGATTTCTTACCGAAAACTATGATCGAGACAGTGGTGGAAGACGAAATCGCGGAGGCGGCTGTGGCTGCTATCGTGAAATCGGCCAAGACTGGCAAGATCGGTGACGGCAAGGTCTTCGTACTGCCCGTAGAAAGTGCCGTGCGCATCCGCACCGAAGAGACTGGCGGCGAGGCTCTTTAA
- a CDS encoding LysR family transcriptional regulator produces the protein MLETIDSRQLLAFCTLVQTGSFTETARLLSLTQSAISHSVKNLETDLRCQLVTRTGRKINITDDGEELYKDAQNILNQMQGARMRIQDRVNWGRGRLRIGASTTACQHILPNVLREFNECFPDCILTITPADTPHLLDMTRRHEIDLSIIVSPSDLKEVEVKPLFSDELILVTSPIHEFAQTGRARMAKIAQERMVLYNKGSLTFELIEQNFRHNKLLMQNYIELGSMEAIKELVKINYGVSFLASWTVENEINAGSLVKISTGQRKIVRNWGISYAKDKKLSITEETFLGICEAVAGQMQSPKKISNKTSTE, from the coding sequence ATGCTTGAAACAATCGACAGCCGCCAACTTCTTGCTTTTTGTACGCTAGTTCAGACTGGGAGTTTCACCGAAACCGCGCGCCTATTGAGTCTCACGCAATCGGCGATCAGCCACTCGGTTAAAAACTTGGAGACAGACTTACGCTGTCAACTCGTCACCCGCACAGGGCGCAAGATCAATATCACGGATGACGGCGAGGAGTTGTATAAAGACGCTCAGAACATTCTAAATCAAATGCAGGGCGCCCGCATGCGCATCCAGGATCGCGTCAATTGGGGGCGTGGCCGCTTGCGTATCGGTGCCAGTACGACTGCGTGTCAGCACATTCTGCCCAACGTATTAAGAGAGTTCAATGAGTGCTTCCCGGATTGCATCCTCACGATCACTCCTGCCGATACACCGCACTTATTGGATATGACCCGGCGCCATGAGATCGACTTGTCTATTATTGTGAGTCCAAGCGACCTGAAAGAGGTCGAAGTGAAGCCACTTTTTTCAGACGAGCTCATACTGGTCACCTCCCCGATTCACGAATTTGCACAAACCGGGCGCGCAAGAATGGCTAAAATTGCTCAAGAACGAATGGTGCTGTATAATAAAGGCAGCCTTACCTTCGAGCTGATAGAACAAAATTTCCGCCACAATAAACTGTTAATGCAAAACTACATCGAACTCGGAAGTATGGAAGCCATCAAAGAGTTGGTGAAGATTAACTATGGAGTGAGTTTTCTAGCATCCTGGACAGTAGAAAACGAGATCAACGCGGGCAGTCTGGTAAAAATTTCCACCGGACAACGAAAAATCGTGCGCAACTGGGGCATTAGCTATGCCAAAGATAAAAAACTGTCCATCACGGAAGAGACCTTCTTAGGCATCTGCGAAGCTGTCGCGGGCCAGATGCAATCACCCAAAAAGATCTCGAACAAGACGAGCACTGAGTAG
- a CDS encoding IS4 family transposase, translating to MNEINQSTWSEEEFSKVNLGDKRLNNRLIQLCDRFSDAPESPINQACEDWSETKSAYRFFQNDKVRSSEILSTHSAKTAQRANAHGTILAIQDTSYFNYTSHPKTEGLGEISMKKGKNVKEIYAHGLAMHACLAVTTQGLPLGLLSQKISARESRSTRGRKSNRDRVPIEEKESFRWLESLREAMEVVRDSRVVTVCDRECDIYDFFKCSHELDAPVLVRATSDRTINRKSRYAEKDVIKLWDYMISCPDAGSYEIGIPHKSKTKHNSERFARRAVVTVRFGAFQLNAPRNHPKQKLEKLPDVEMNAIYVLEENPPEDEDAVEWMLLTNLEVSSFEEACEKVAWYCLRWRIEMFFKVLKSGFRVEACRLGHGERLSRYLTVMSIVAWRLFMITLIARTDPRQCCSSLLSEHEWKVLRSKSTKEDDPTNPPPTIKQAVAWIAKLGGHLGRKCDGPPGTITLWRGWKRLTDLCEGARLAKCENSSCG from the coding sequence ATGAATGAGATAAATCAAAGCACCTGGTCTGAGGAGGAGTTTTCGAAGGTTAACCTAGGGGATAAGCGTCTAAACAATCGGTTGATTCAATTATGTGATCGCTTTTCTGATGCCCCGGAGAGTCCAATCAACCAAGCTTGTGAAGATTGGTCGGAAACGAAGTCTGCTTACCGGTTTTTCCAAAACGATAAAGTTCGTTCATCCGAGATATTGTCGACTCACAGTGCAAAAACGGCACAGCGGGCTAATGCCCATGGGACGATTCTTGCGATTCAGGACACCAGCTACTTCAACTACACCAGCCATCCGAAAACAGAAGGCCTTGGAGAAATCTCGATGAAAAAAGGGAAAAACGTTAAGGAGATTTATGCCCATGGACTGGCGATGCATGCATGCCTAGCTGTGACTACTCAGGGGCTGCCATTGGGCCTACTAAGCCAAAAAATCTCTGCTCGCGAGAGTCGGTCAACTCGGGGCAGGAAGAGTAATCGTGATCGAGTGCCTATTGAAGAAAAGGAGAGCTTTCGTTGGTTGGAGTCACTGCGTGAGGCAATGGAAGTTGTCAGAGACTCTCGTGTGGTGACTGTGTGTGATCGTGAGTGTGATATCTATGACTTTTTCAAGTGTAGTCATGAATTAGATGCGCCTGTCCTTGTGCGAGCCACTTCGGATCGGACCATTAATCGCAAATCAAGATATGCCGAGAAGGATGTCATTAAGCTGTGGGACTACATGATCTCGTGCCCTGACGCGGGTTCCTACGAAATAGGCATCCCGCATAAATCAAAAACGAAGCATAACTCAGAGCGATTTGCACGAAGAGCCGTAGTTACCGTCCGGTTTGGCGCTTTCCAGCTCAATGCCCCTCGTAATCACCCGAAGCAAAAGCTTGAGAAATTGCCGGATGTAGAAATGAATGCGATCTATGTTCTCGAAGAGAATCCACCAGAGGACGAGGATGCCGTCGAATGGATGCTCTTGACGAACCTTGAAGTGTCTAGCTTTGAAGAGGCCTGTGAGAAAGTCGCATGGTATTGTCTACGCTGGCGCATAGAGATGTTTTTCAAAGTCTTGAAGTCCGGCTTCCGAGTTGAAGCCTGCCGCCTCGGACACGGTGAGAGGTTGTCCAGATATCTGACAGTGATGAGTATCGTGGCATGGCGATTATTTATGATTACGTTGATTGCGCGAACCGACCCTAGGCAATGTTGCTCAAGCCTATTGAGTGAGCATGAGTGGAAAGTCCTGCGAAGTAAGAGCACGAAAGAAGATGACCCCACTAATCCGCCTCCGACGATTAAACAGGCAGTTGCTTGGATCGCTAAGCTAGGAGGGCACTTAGGGCGAAAATGCGATGGGCCACCAGGTACCATTACACTTTGGAGAGGGTGGAAGCGACTTACAGATCTATGCGAGGGAGCCAGGCTTGCAAAATGTGAAAACTCAAGTTGTGGGTAA
- the leuB gene encoding 3-isopropylmalate dehydrogenase codes for MKTLKFAVLPGDGIGPEVMEVALDVLKNAGEKFGFALDYEHADIGGIAIDNHGVAFPDSTKTVCENSEAILFGSVGGPKWESLPPKEQPERAALLPIRKAFSLYANVRPGLLYPQLTDASPLKKERIPNGINIVCIRELTGGIYFGQPKSTTTLENGEEQAIDTMVYKTSEIERIAQVAIDTAKARGGSVCSVDKANVLETSVLWRKVVTEYFAKHAPEIKLSHMYVDNAAMQLARDPNQFDVLFTENMFGDILSDEMGVICGSLGMLASASLGAEQNSLGFPFGLYEPSGGTAPDIAGQGIANPCAQILSAALMLRYSFGENEAAAAIEAAVEKAVTGGIRTGDIAFGLESVGTKEMGAAVLKNL; via the coding sequence ATGAAAACACTGAAATTTGCAGTTCTCCCCGGTGATGGTATCGGCCCTGAAGTCATGGAAGTCGCACTCGACGTCCTCAAAAACGCGGGCGAAAAGTTCGGCTTTGCGCTGGATTATGAGCATGCCGACATCGGAGGCATCGCCATCGACAACCATGGCGTCGCCTTCCCCGACAGCACCAAGACTGTGTGCGAGAACTCCGAAGCGATCTTGTTCGGTTCGGTCGGTGGCCCCAAGTGGGAAAGCTTACCGCCCAAGGAGCAACCCGAGCGCGCGGCCCTGCTGCCGATTCGTAAGGCCTTCTCTCTTTACGCCAACGTGCGCCCCGGCCTACTCTACCCACAACTGACCGATGCCTCTCCACTGAAAAAAGAGCGCATCCCCAACGGCATCAACATCGTCTGCATTCGTGAATTGACCGGCGGCATCTATTTCGGTCAGCCCAAGTCCACCACTACACTTGAAAACGGCGAAGAGCAAGCGATCGACACCATGGTTTACAAGACCAGCGAAATCGAGCGCATCGCTCAAGTCGCGATCGACACCGCCAAAGCACGCGGCGGCAGCGTCTGCTCGGTGGACAAAGCCAACGTATTGGAAACTTCCGTGTTGTGGCGCAAGGTCGTGACTGAATATTTCGCCAAGCACGCACCAGAGATCAAGCTCAGCCACATGTATGTCGACAACGCCGCGATGCAACTTGCGCGCGACCCGAATCAGTTCGACGTGCTCTTCACCGAAAACATGTTCGGCGACATTCTCTCCGACGAGATGGGCGTGATTTGTGGTTCCCTCGGCATGCTCGCATCCGCCAGCCTCGGCGCGGAGCAGAACAGCCTCGGCTTCCCCTTCGGACTCTACGAGCCCTCCGGCGGCACCGCACCCGACATCGCCGGTCAAGGCATCGCCAACCCCTGCGCGCAAATCCTCTCCGCAGCGCTGATGCTCCGCTACAGCTTCGGCGAAAACGAAGCCGCAGCCGCAATCGAAGCCGCAGTCGAGAAAGCCGTCACCGGCGGCATCCGCACCGGCGATATCGCCTTCGGTCTGGAATCCGTTGGTACGAAAGAAATGGGCGCAGCTGTTCTGAAGAACCTTTAG